The genomic region tgggtttaaatctgggactctccaccatttgaccttagaactgaagaagcctctcggatgagaggtgaaacgtcttcaagcaactcagagaagtccagatgcttttctttcaagctcctaaagcttggtttatgcttgacgcattcactttacgcgcggtgatgcggctcgcggatggaacgtgcttcacaacttgcagcgtttatggttcatgcggctcgtctctgcggtgagccaatattctcccaaactgtagggggcagcatggagctctacggcatgcatccaacactacaccatagtagaagtagaaatgactgtttacaacatggcattccagcatttttaacagcgtcctcgtcttttccgacagtgcgagttatttctctccaagaattattaacatgttgatcacggtgatctctgagagctgaatcatacaaatgtctgtatttatgaacctctgccatactagttcttgccggtccgccatgtttttccgcgtccgtccgtccgcgtggttagaaattttccgaggtgcgcgttgcggaaatcttgggccgtgcggagacgcggtggaggggcgtggttgttaaaatgacgcaacttttctgcgcggagccgtgcggacctcgcggacgcgtcaagcataaaccaacctttagactacaatgacctggatgactgagaaccttcacagacaaatGGGCTAAACGTTctcccacacacagacacacacacacacctgaacacacacacacactgttgacaTCATAAAACATACTTAGTGACCAGTGATCAGAGTCACTTCTGCTGTGGCTGAACTCAGTTGTTTCTGagacaggaaaacacacacacacacaccacacaccacacaccacacaccacacaccacacaccacacacacacacacacacacacacacacacacacacacacacttgcctgGGAGGCTCAGAAATGCTGGGAAACCAAATAACAAAGAAGACTGAATAAGACCACAGAATACATGTCAGAACAAGCTAgaaccggatcagaaccagaGTCTGGATGGTCCTCACCGTGTTCTGAGAAGCGTCCACTCCTATGGACGAGGACTTGGACCTTCGACTGTTGGACATGCTGAGGGGCAACAACCCGAACCTGCAGACCACAAAACCGTCATGAAAGACTTTAAACATTCAGAGTTCTGACCCAAAGGTCTGGATCACAACACAGGTTCTGCAGATGTGGTCCAGATGCAGTTTTAAACCAGCAaccctttaacacacacacacacacacacacacacacacacacacacacacacacacacacacacacacgtgagtgGACCTCTGACCTGATCTGGCTGCTGGCCAGAGGCAGGATGTTGTACGGCTCCTGGGAGTTTGCCACGCTGCTCCGAGGAGAAAACTGCTTCTCGGATCCCGTCAGCAGGCCCAGCAGCACCTGAAACCCACACCAGACCCACCGGCTCAGAACACGCAGAATCGCCTCCTACCACATGAGCAGCATCAGGTAAAGTACCGAGGTTCTCTGGGTCAGGCGGCTCAGGTTGGCGTTGAGCGGAGGAGTGAACACATCCAAGTCAAACGGGTCGATGAAACCTTCCAACCAATCACAGACTTTGTGGAATCTAGAAGAGACACCAGAGAAGAATAAAGTGGTGTTCTCCGATTAGCAGCTGCAGACGTGCCCCTGCTCTTCTGACACTGAGGCACTCCAACAGCAGAAACGGGAACTCGGACCTGCACCTGACTAGGAACAGGATGCAGACTCCATGCATCCCAGCGCGAAATGACTTTAATCCCACACCGCAGCAGCTCCATTAGACAGATTTGGTAAAGGGCTTGTCCTTCAAGCCTCGACTTGTTTTGCCTCTTTCACAAATGACAGGAAAGCCGTTTACGTTTGACGCGCCACCAAGTCAGGAGAACCCCGACCTCCTCTTCACCGGCTACGCTCCGAAGACTCATTCACAACGGAGGCGGCCCGGTTTGCGTACGGCTTACGCGTTGATCAAAAACCCTCGAGTCCATTCAGAGCATTCACACCGGCTGTGGTACGGATAGAGATGCCGAGCTCGGGAAAGTTTCCACATGGACTCGGTTTTTTCCCAGACGCTGCATGCGGATCATAAAGTTAAAGAAATGacacgagccagacaggaagtgagacacaCTTCAGCAAGGTGCATCcggtatatttcaaaataaaacccgtGTCTCATTCTTTCTGCCGGCTTTAGTTTTATTATTAATGACGGGAAATCAGGTCAGAGTCCGATAGTTGGGGTTATTTTACAGGTTTACGTATCTGATTTCTAATCATCTGGAGCTCCTATGGGAGCAGACATATGCAGACGTTCAGAACACAAGCTGCAGTCGGCGTGAACGAGTCAGTCTGGACGCTGTACGGAAACTGGACCGCCTCCGTCCCGCGCTCGGTGTGAAGCAGGCCTACCAGCCGCATGTGACGCGACTGCGGCGAGTCCTACCTGGGCTCCTGGTTCGGACGAGAGCTCTTCCCGTCCTCCAGCTGGCTGCCCAGGGTGGCGCTGAGGTAGCGCAGGTCGAACAGCAGCTGCAGGGCTCGGTTCTGGGTCATGGGGAAGACCCCGTCCTGATCAAAGAGCACGACAAAAATTCCTGTCATGGAACGCTCTTTGCTGCCGTACACCTGGACTTTCTAATGTTTGGAGGACAAAGGTGCGTTTACCTTGGTAAAATCCAGCGCTGACAAGCTCTGGTACTGGTCCAGACTTTGACTAAGACAGGCTTGCAGCAGCTCCTGTAAGGTGGGCTGAGGAAGGGCGTGACCCCCCACCCTATTGACCTCCACACAAAGCTGGAAGAGCAGAGACTGCACGAACCAAGATGGCTGCAGAAGGAAAGAATTCTCCTGAGCGAACAGAACCACAGAGTCACATCGCTGTCTGAGAAAGCAGCTCACCTGGACCGGAAGACGGATTTTAGAGGTGACACTGCCTCCCGACTCCGTCTCTTCCTGGATCTCCAGGTCCTCCCAGTTAGTGGCAGCAGTCAGAATTGCACCAGCAGCTTCTGCATGCAGCGCAGCACCGAAGGCGCCCAGTAGCCCCTGTCAGACACGACTCAGGGTTAAAAAGTCACCAAGTCAGCCGTTTTACAGACCAAAGCGTGTCCTCCTCCTAAAGCACCTCAGACATCATCTGGTGGATCCGACTCGCTATGGGACAGAGGCTAACCGAGCTAGCGTCGCTAGCCTGAGAGAAACCAATGAACTGGCAAGCTCGCTGAATGAAGCTCCCGCTGCTTCAGAGACCATCAACAAAGCAAAGTACTGGTCCAGatatgctgctgctgcaggaaaaGAACGGCAGGAAGCCTCCGGTCCCATGAATGTAACCATCCAGTTTCCTTTAGCAGCATTCAGAAGAAGCTCAGGAGCCTCCAGGTGGCTTCGGAAGGCCCGGGTCCCTCAGGTACAAAGCAACAGACCAACTCAGGGATGGGAGATCCTGGTGCAggggggccactatccagcaggtTCTGGTGGTTTCCCCTGCTCCAATACACCTcatttaaatcagcaggtgacTTGATGAGCAGCTGAACAGCTGAATCAActgtgctggagcagggaaacaactaaaacatgctggatagtggctctccaggaccagagttAACCACACCTGGACCAACacacctggggcctcattcatctAACGTTcgtagaaatgttcctaaattcCTTCCTATGAACAGAGTTTATAATGTTCGAATGAACGATCAAGATCCTGATTTACGAAACacgcggtggcctctcgtacgcacgttcctccaCACTCGTCTGATGATGGATCCCACCTGTGTGTACCCAGGAGCTCGTGTCCGTTCTCATTTCCATACAGGAACGCCCTcagttaaccatatttggtcacgctgcGTCCTCAGCTCGTGAGGGGATTCCCTGCTTTCTACCCGGAAAAAGAAAACGTGTGAGATAGAGACATTTTCTGCCGaagtgcaaaagaaccaaacaagcagcagaggttataaacgcggTGGAGACAGAGCAGAGGTTCCTGTCAGGAATAAAAACTTTAATGATGAACCGAAGAGTAAcgggttgtcatttacattttacatttaaggagtccttctgcatggagtttgctttATTTGGAAAAGTCCGAGTGCAGCCTcctagctgtcattcagtctggttaccgtgacaacgtgTGTATGATGGGGAGCAGGGGTGGAGCACGGACTGGAGCCGGATTTGTGCGGtttatctgtcgctccacaaaggATCCGAATCCCAGCAGAGCTCCAGGCGGATCTCCTGTCAGCGCGCTCACGGAGACGCGTTTCCTCCAGAGAGGAGCTCTGACTAACCGAAACGATAATATAGAAACGTTCTTTTATCTAACGCATCTCGGGCAGAATCACGGAGGAACATGTTGTGTGGATGACTGGGACCTTCACTGTTGCGgttccccgttctaccactagctGCTGTTCCCACATGGTCTGAAGTTTTCTTGTTTAGGAACATTTCCTCACACCGGTACAAAACGATGAATACCACACGATGTGTCATTTAGTTCCTACGCACACATCTGTGTGTAAGTACGATTGACGCATGAGGCTCCTGGTTTTACTGCTACAGGCATGAATCTTCCTTCGGGTTCAGGTTTCAGGTGTCGGGACCTGATCAGGTCTTAACCAGGTCATGTAAGAACCAGAAGGAAACCAACACATGCATCGTCACCTCTGATAGGCTCATACTTTGGTGAGGGCGGAGCTCCAGATGCGGTATGCCTCCATGCTGCAGCTGAGAAGCTCCTGCTTCAGCTCTTTCCACTCGGCCTGTGCAGGGCTGACCtcggcagccatcttggattTGCCCAGCTTATTGCCCTGCCTGGGAGTCCTACTTCCTGTAGCGTCAGCCCTGCTGTGTCTTCCCAGGATGCAATGCTTGAGGTTAGGGCAGAGTTCCCCCAAAGACTGGCACAGCCGAGCCACAAAAAGGGCGGAGCTTAGGCGGGCGGGCGTGGCGCCTGGAATGGCGACGGCTAGCTCAGAGCGGATGGACTTCAGAATGTGATGGATGCAGGACACGCAGCCACCACGCAGGGCCTCCTCCACCGCCGAAGAGTCTGTGAAGCGGTTAAATGAGGAAGCAGAGACATCCGAAGGTCCGGAGGAAGAGATGGACACTGGGTTGGACTCACGCCCTGGAGGGACAGAATTACAGAGACAACACCGATTGGTCCAGCTAGTTCTAGCAACACAATCTCAGTGGGGCACAACTCTACCACCGCCTCCGGAGACGTTctctgctaaaccaacaacagtcttccccgtttTGAGTCAAGATGGTGAGTCcttgaatgttcagtgacagggTGAGTTAGAGCTGTTGTTAAGGATTGTGCGACGTTGAACCGGACCTACCTGTATCCAGAGTGGGAAGGTAGTGCTGAAGATCATCGAGCCGGGACTTGAGCTTTGCATCCAAAGAAGAACAAAAGTTCTGAACACAAGGCGTGAGTGCCTGGGTCTTCATGGCCAGGCCACTTCTCTGCTGCTGCTGGTTCCGCTGGGCAACGCTGACCCAAGCTGCATCACTCTGCAAGTCCCCCGCAGACTCACACCACAGGAAGGAGGCAACGTCAAACTCATACTGGACCCCTTGGCCAGAACCAGGATTGGTTCCTGTAGATAATGAGATGTTCTGGTCCTCCAGATCCTTCAGAGCTGAAGTCAGGAGCTGGACCGAGCTTACAGCGATGGCTTCAGTTTCATCTTTGGTGATCGCCTTCGACAGAAACAGAAAAAGTCCGACATGTTAACAGGTTAGTGATAAATTCAAACTCTAAATAAATGCAATAGTCTAAAGCTGGAAGATCACCAACCTGCAGGCGCTGAAGgaagagctgctgcaggaagtcCTCCCAGACCGCCAGGGGGCGCCCCAGGAGCTGCTGACACACGCTGCTCCAGTGCTGACTGATGGACTCTGTGGACAGGAGGTCCCACACGGCATCCCTGATGGCTGCTAGTCCCTTAAGGCTGCAGACATAGACCAGAAGGGTACCAACCCCCTGACAGATGTCCTCCTTACACCTGGATAGGAGACGAGAAGAAGCTGGTTACCTCCCCGTCCATCAGACATATCAGACTCCAGATTGGGGTTTTCTTTCATGGCCGAAGGCGATTTACCAGACCCcaaacccccccaaggcactttacaaca from Nothobranchius furzeri strain GRZ-AD chromosome 18, NfurGRZ-RIMD1, whole genome shotgun sequence harbors:
- the cog1 gene encoding conserved oligomeric Golgi complex subunit 1, with protein sequence MAEDLALSVRVSEIRDPAVLFERYNIEEIRRVERRVRGEIEQKKEELRQMVGERYRDLIDAADTIGEMRQCSESVVRSIQDMQRFCHTLKQGRTSGGGSRQENRNQVQEKFYTMASQIKLLLEIPERIWSSMEACQYLQATQLYLLCCHLHAQLQLDSSSGGRYTPILTRFPILVRQVATTGQFRSAILLDSRSLLRCRAVSDQAIAEALVSTMLLEDSSPRQALAEFLLARKASIHQLLNQPQHGAGIKAQVCNLVELLVTTLFQAYAVFYLPPEGVSRSSEGVLSCGMLFSILEDITCGPPTAKGKKVLQEETSTSTWFRYLPPSILEFQPTLRTLAQPIQGEQLRDTLQQWINTCKEDICQGVGTLLVYVCSLKGLAAIRDAVWDLLSTESISQHWSSVCQQLLGRPLAVWEDFLQQLFLQRLQAITKDETEAIAVSSVQLLTSALKDLEDQNISLSTGTNPGSGQGVQYEFDVASFLWCESAGDLQSDAAWVSVAQRNQQQQRSGLAMKTQALTPCVQNFCSSLDAKLKSRLDDLQHYLPTLDTGRESNPVSISSSGPSDVSASSFNRFTDSSAVEEALRGGCVSCIHHILKSIRSELAVAIPGATPARLSSALFVARLCQSLGELCPNLKHCILGRHSRADATGSRTPRQGNKLGKSKMAAEVSPAQAEWKELKQELLSCSMEAYRIWSSALTKGLLGAFGAALHAEAAGAILTAATNWEDLEIQEETESGGSVTSKIRLPVQPSWFVQSLLFQLCVEVNRVGGHALPQPTLQELLQACLSQSLDQYQSLSALDFTKDGVFPMTQNRALQLLFDLRYLSATLGSQLEDGKSSRPNQEPRFHKVCDWLEGFIDPFDLDVFTPPLNANLSRLTQRTSVLLGLLTGSEKQFSPRSSVANSQEPYNILPLASSQIRFGLLPLSMSNSRRSKSSSIGVDASQNTVPQVSAAGSDPGFRPGSLFRQLADQNEDTTSASLFKLSWLSGMAK